A window of Gouania willdenowi chromosome 12, fGouWil2.1, whole genome shotgun sequence contains these coding sequences:
- the LOC114473542 gene encoding prolactin-releasing peptide receptor-like: MEANQSHPTGSSQSFLSGHHDGPVYEVALQNSSTNHSSQFADVALLQIFQPLIIPFYVLVVAVGVFGNYLLLYVICRSHKMHNVTNFFIGNLAFSDMLMCVTCVPFTLAYAFNPHGWVFGRSMCYLVFLIQPVTVYVSVFTLTAIAVDRYYATVHPLKKRTSVGTCAAVLAGIWLLSCALVAPAVVHTYHVEFKDEGFTICEEFWLGQEKERRAYAYSTLLVTYVLPLSAVVVSYLCIAVKLKKCVAPGNRTQNQTGAHQARKRKIFRLVALLVIAFAVCWLPIHVFNVLRDIDINLINKRYFLLIQLLCHLCAMSSSCCNPFLYAWLHDRFRAELRKMFKCRRRISAPSNHCAASVVL; the protein is encoded by the exons ATGGAGGCTAATCAAAGCCACCCAACAGGAAGCTCCCAgtcatttctgtcaggacacCATGATGGGCCAGTTTATGAGGTGGCCCTACAGAACAGCTCCACCAACCATAGCTCCCAGTTTGCAGACGTGGCTTTGCTGCAGATTTTCCAACCCCTGATCATTCCCTTCTACGTGCTTGTGGTAGCGGTGGGAGTGTTTGGAAATTACCTCCTGCTTTACGTCATCTGTCGATCGCACAAGATGCACAACGTCACCAACTTCTTCATTGGGAACTTGGCCTTTTCTGACATGCTCATGTGTGTCACCTGTGTCCCTTTCACTCTGGCCTACGCCTTCAACCCTCACGGCTGGGTCTTTGGCCGCTCCATGTGCTACCTGGTGTTCCTCATCCAACCTGTCACTGTTTATGTTTCAGTCTTCACTCTCACTGCTATTGCTGTGGATAG GTATTATGCTACGGTTCACCCTCTGAAGAAACGGACCTCGGTGGGCACCTGTGCGGCCGTCCTCGCTGGGATCTGGCTGCTGTCCTGTGCTCTGGTGGCTCCGGCCGTGGTCCACACCTACCATGTTGAGTTCAAAGACGAGGGCTTCACCATCTGTGAGGAGTTCTGGTTGGGTCAGGAGAAGGAAAGACGGGCCTATGCTTACAGCACCCTGTTGGTCACTTATGTCCTTCCGCTTTCTGCTGTTGTTGTATCCTACCTCTGCATCGCTGTTAAACTAAAGAAATGCGTCGCTCCGGGAAACAGGACGCAGAACCAGACCGGAGCTCACCAGGCTCGGAAAAGAAAGATTTTTCGTTTAGTTGCGCTGTTGGTGATTGCCTTCGCCGTGTGCTGGCTGCCTATTCATGTATTCAATGTGCTGAGGGACATTGACATTAACCTTATTAATAAGCGTTACTTCTTACTCATCCAGTTGCTGTGCCACCTGTGCGCCATGAGCTCATCGTGCTGTAACCCGTTTCTCTACGCATGGCTGCACGACCGCTTCCGCGCCGAGTTACGGAAGATGTTTAAGTGTCGTCGTCGCATCAGCGCGCCATCTAATCATTGTGCTGCTAGCGTGGTCCTATAA